In Salinirussus salinus, the following proteins share a genomic window:
- a CDS encoding bis(5'-nucleosyl)-tetraphosphatase, with protein sequence MIEATSAGAILFRDTRGRREYLLLKSRPGDWEFPKGGVEGEEELQQTAIREVKEEAGIEDFRLLDGFRKDYDYVFEAGGDTIHKTVHLFVARSFEASAELSEEHRDMQWRDYEQAVNTVTQDGPREILKDAHEFLDEKLEDDDEE encoded by the coding sequence ATGATAGAGGCCACGAGCGCGGGAGCCATCCTCTTTCGCGACACGCGTGGCCGGCGGGAGTACCTCCTGCTGAAGAGTCGCCCCGGCGACTGGGAGTTCCCCAAGGGCGGCGTCGAGGGGGAGGAGGAGCTCCAGCAGACCGCCATACGCGAGGTGAAAGAGGAGGCCGGGATCGAGGACTTCCGGCTGCTCGACGGCTTCCGCAAGGACTACGACTACGTGTTCGAGGCGGGCGGTGACACCATCCACAAGACCGTCCACCTCTTCGTCGCCCGCTCCTTCGAGGCGTCGGCGGAGCTGAGCGAGGAGCACCGCGACATGCAGTGGCGCGACTACGAACAGGCCGTCAACACGGTCACCCAGGACGGCCCCCGCGAGATACTCAAAGACGCCCACGAGTTCCTCGACGAGAAGCTGGAGGACGACGACGAGGAGTGA
- a CDS encoding DUF7321 family protein, translating into MVSDAAIATVVFVAVTLSFPCFLYGAWIVIDNDPITWDVLTSHLKFIVTGLALTTIPMLLWMVPRLFEQFQGTALVHAFLGLQAYAMLVFAGTGIVRIFRAKRRHDLYHDYDEDVLLDEIGDENMQFWRRRLRVGVFGYVFFWLLAYLVGVVRYLSRYALLPF; encoded by the coding sequence ATGGTCTCCGACGCGGCTATCGCGACCGTCGTCTTCGTCGCCGTGACGCTGAGCTTTCCCTGCTTTCTGTACGGTGCGTGGATCGTCATCGACAACGACCCCATCACCTGGGACGTACTCACCTCGCACCTGAAGTTCATCGTCACCGGCCTGGCGCTGACGACCATCCCGATGCTCCTGTGGATGGTTCCCCGGTTGTTCGAGCAGTTCCAGGGGACAGCCCTGGTGCATGCCTTCCTCGGGTTGCAGGCCTACGCCATGCTCGTGTTCGCCGGGACCGGCATCGTCCGCATCTTCCGGGCCAAGCGCCGCCACGACCTCTATCACGACTACGACGAGGACGTCCTGCTCGACGAGATCGGCGACGAGAACATGCAGTTCTGGCGCCGCCGACTCCGGGTCGGCGTCTTCGGCTACGTCTTCTTCTGGCTGCTCGCCTACCTCGTCGGCGTCGTCAGGTATCTCTCCCGGTACGCCCTGCTGCCGTTCTGA
- a CDS encoding uS10/mL48 family ribosomal protein: MPFVTKLRLQSGDRETLESVVGDIKRRAERKGAELKGPHPKPPTELRVPQHKRVEGGGEFDPWHYTVYTRTIEIVGHDEFARSVAGRAYPDSVHLAAEVEQVRGQGQ; the protein is encoded by the coding sequence ATGCCCTTCGTGACGAAACTGCGGCTCCAGAGCGGGGACCGGGAGACCCTGGAGTCCGTCGTCGGCGACATCAAACGCCGCGCCGAGCGCAAGGGCGCGGAGCTGAAAGGTCCCCACCCCAAGCCCCCGACCGAGCTCCGCGTCCCCCAGCACAAGCGCGTCGAGGGCGGCGGGGAGTTCGACCCCTGGCACTACACCGTCTACACCCGGACCATCGAGATCGTCGGCCACGACGAGTTCGCCCGCTCGGTCGCCGGCCGCGCGTATCCCGACAGCGTCCACCTCGCCGCCGAGGTCGAACAGGTCCGCGGACAGGGTCAGTAA